A window of the bacterium genome harbors these coding sequences:
- a CDS encoding Gfo/Idh/MocA family oxidoreductase: MRFLFLGLGSIGERHVRNLYALGYRDFVAYRTSERVASAEIECGVRRVRSLEDGFSVRPDAVFITNPTVFHARDTLAALAEGGHVFVEKPLAASAEHVEEIFAAAEAKKRCVYVGYHLRFHPLLRAIKKAVDEREVGDPIAARISVGQFLPDWHPNEDYRSSYAALRELGGGVILTLSHEIDYALWLFGAVRSVYCLGGHKSNLDIDVEDVADILLEFESGCIGALHLDYLARPPRRDFSLVGTGGQIEWDYFSNCASIFSRTSAASPRRVGLDEPFDKNQMYLDEVVHFLRVIRGEEESQVPLSEAVATLDVALAARESLETGAIVRLPQRSHE; this comes from the coding sequence ATGCGATTTTTATTTCTCGGTCTTGGGTCTATCGGCGAGCGGCATGTGCGCAATCTCTATGCGCTCGGCTATAGAGATTTCGTGGCGTATCGCACGAGCGAGAGGGTGGCGAGCGCGGAGATCGAGTGCGGCGTTCGACGCGTCCGCTCGCTCGAAGACGGTTTTTCTGTAAGGCCGGACGCGGTTTTTATTACCAACCCGACTGTATTTCATGCGCGGGATACGCTCGCGGCGCTCGCGGAGGGCGGTCATGTATTTGTGGAGAAGCCGCTTGCCGCATCGGCCGAGCATGTCGAGGAAATCTTTGCTGCGGCCGAGGCAAAGAAGCGCTGTGTATACGTCGGTTATCACCTGCGGTTTCATCCACTGCTTCGTGCCATTAAAAAAGCGGTGGATGAGCGCGAGGTCGGAGATCCGATTGCCGCCCGCATCAGTGTCGGTCAGTTTCTGCCGGATTGGCACCCAAATGAAGATTACCGCAGCAGTTATGCCGCTCTGAGAGAGCTCGGCGGCGGCGTGATCCTCACTTTGAGCCATGAGATTGATTACGCCCTGTGGCTTTTTGGCGCCGTGAGGAGCGTCTACTGCCTCGGCGGGCACAAAAGCAATTTAGATATTGACGTTGAAGACGTGGCCGACATCCTCCTTGAGTTTGAATCCGGCTGCATCGGCGCGCTGCATTTGGACTATCTCGCGCGTCCTCCGCGGCGCGATTTCTCTCTCGTTGGCACGGGGGGACAGATCGAGTGGGACTACTTTTCAAATTGCGCTAGCATTTTTTCCCGCACGAGTGCAGCGTCCCCGCGCCGGGTCGGCCTCGATGAGCCGTTTGATAAAAATCAGATGTACCTCGACGAAGTCGTACATTTTTTGAGAGTCATCCGCGGAGAAGAAGAATCGCAGGTGCCGCTCTCCGAGGCCGTCGCCACCCTCGACGTCGCGCTTGCCGCCCGCGAGTCGCTCGAGACAGGCGCCATCGTGCGACTGCCGCAGCGTAGCCACGAGTGA
- a CDS encoding SDR family oxidoreductase, with protein sequence MKKTRRASPIDKLFSLSGKTAVITGGCGMLGIEYATILAEAGARVVLLDMLPPRTVRARLETLPASIRTRVDGRSIDITDESRVKKTFKDILNKYQTVDILVNNAALTDFSDNADRWAAYENFSLPLWSKELEVSLTGSFLCTRAVMPQMKKARSGVIVNISSIYGLAAPDNRIYKEGVYRSLAYATAKSGIMNFTRSLASYLSPHGIRVNTLSLGGVFADHDEAFVTAYAARTMLGRMARKEEYRGPLLFLCSDASAYMTGSNLVVDGGWTAW encoded by the coding sequence ATGAAAAAGACACGACGCGCCAGCCCCATAGATAAACTTTTTAGTCTCTCCGGAAAGACCGCGGTCATTACCGGCGGCTGTGGCATGCTTGGCATCGAGTATGCGACCATACTCGCTGAGGCGGGCGCTCGTGTGGTCCTCCTTGATATGCTGCCTCCCCGCACCGTGCGTGCTCGGCTCGAAACACTGCCCGCCTCCATTCGCACACGCGTCGACGGGCGCTCGATAGACATTACCGACGAATCGCGCGTCAAAAAAACATTCAAGGATATTCTCAATAAATACCAGACAGTAGACATACTCGTCAACAACGCCGCTCTCACCGATTTTTCAGACAACGCAGATCGGTGGGCGGCGTATGAAAATTTTTCGCTCCCGCTCTGGAGCAAAGAGCTTGAAGTCAGCCTCACGGGCTCGTTTCTTTGTACCCGGGCGGTCATGCCGCAGATGAAAAAAGCCCGCTCCGGAGTTATCGTGAACATCTCTTCGATATACGGGCTCGCTGCACCGGACAATCGCATCTACAAGGAAGGCGTGTATCGGTCGCTCGCCTACGCCACGGCAAAGTCCGGCATCATGAACTTTACGCGCTCACTTGCCTCCTACCTCTCACCCCACGGCATCCGAGTCAACACGCTCTCGCTCGGCGGCGTCTTTGCCGACCACGACGAGGCGTTTGTGACAGCCTATGCGGCGCGCACCATGCTCGGGAGAATGGCGAGAAAAGAAGAGTATCGCGGGCCGCTGCTTTTTCTCTGCTCCGACGCATCGGCGTATATGACCGGGAGCAACCTGGTCGTTGACGGCGGGTGGACGGCGTGGTGA
- a CDS encoding transaldolase family protein → MTKPQNLTTKIFLDGGDSKETKEIITLLGFLDGQTTNPTLIAKNPNAQERLAKGDTFTEEEIYDFYHGVVKEIATLVPEGSVSVEVYADKNTATDEMFTQGKEMFSWIPNAHIKYPTTAAGLAAARRSVEVNMRVNMTLVFTQEQAAAVYVATRGAKKSDVFVSPFVGRLDDRGENGMDLIKNITKMYKAGDEHVKVLVASVRNMDHFLYAIQLGSDIITAPFKILKEWGGQGMPIPKDDFIYPAKGLKEIPYREINLSKDWREFDLTHELTGRGVERFADDWNALIR, encoded by the coding sequence ATGACAAAACCACAAAATCTTACAACAAAAATATTCTTAGACGGCGGTGACTCGAAGGAGACGAAAGAAATTATTACCCTGCTCGGATTCCTTGATGGGCAGACGACAAACCCAACGCTCATCGCGAAAAATCCCAACGCGCAGGAGCGACTTGCCAAGGGAGATACATTCACCGAGGAAGAAATATACGATTTTTACCACGGGGTGGTGAAGGAGATAGCAACCCTTGTGCCCGAGGGCTCGGTATCGGTTGAGGTATATGCCGACAAAAACACAGCCACCGATGAGATGTTTACACAGGGAAAAGAAATGTTTTCGTGGATTCCGAACGCACACATTAAGTACCCCACGACAGCGGCCGGACTTGCGGCGGCGAGGCGTTCCGTAGAGGTAAACATGCGAGTCAACATGACGCTGGTTTTTACCCAAGAGCAGGCGGCGGCAGTGTATGTGGCGACACGCGGCGCGAAAAAAAGCGACGTATTCGTATCTCCGTTTGTCGGGCGGCTTGACGACAGGGGAGAGAATGGCATGGATTTGATTAAAAATATCACGAAGATGTATAAAGCCGGTGACGAGCACGTGAAAGTCTTGGTCGCGAGTGTCCGAAATATGGACCATTTTCTTTACGCGATACAACTTGGCTCCGACATTATTACCGCCCCTTTCAAAATTCTCAAAGAATGGGGTGGACAAGGCATGCCGATTCCGAAAGACGATTTTATATACCCCGCCAAAGGACTAAAAGAAATTCCCTATCGAGAAATTAATCTGTCAAAGGACTGGAGAGAATTTGACCTTACCCACGAACTTACCGGAAGAGGCGTTGAACGTTTTGCCGACGATTGGAACGCGCTTATCCGGTAA